A DNA window from Arachis duranensis cultivar V14167 chromosome 3, aradu.V14167.gnm2.J7QH, whole genome shotgun sequence contains the following coding sequences:
- the LOC107477881 gene encoding expansin-A20, translating into MGVLHFTLLCFILLHSWKIAAYNDEDWKKATATFTKDTDEGSLVTEGACGYGDIHKASYGKHSAGLSSILFNRGSACGACYEIRCVDHILWCVMGSPSIVVTATDFCAPNYGLSVDYGGWCNFPREHFEMSHAAFAQIAKSKADIVPVQYRRVKCQRSGGLKYTMSGNSHFYQVLVTNVGLDGEVVAMKVKGSRTGWIPMARNWGQNWHCNVNLQRQPLSFEVTVSSGKTLTSYNVAPANWQFLQTFEGKQFSE; encoded by the exons ATGGGTGTTCTTCACTTTACACTCCTCTGCTTCATTTTACTACATTCATGGAAGATTGCAGCTTATAATGATGAAGATTGGAAGAAAGCCACTGCAACATTCACCAAAGACACTGATGAAGGATCTCTCGTTACTG AAGGAGCTTGTGGCTATGGAGATATTCACAAGGCAAGTTATGGAAAACACAGTGCTGGATTGAGCAGCATTTTGTTCAACAGAGGGAGTGCTTGTGGGGCTTGCTATGAAATCAGGTGTGTTGACCACATCTTGTGGTGTGTTATGGGAAGCCCTTCTATTGTTGTCACTGCTACAGATTTCTGTGCTCCAAATTATGGCCTCTCAGTTGATTATGGTGGATGGTGCAACTTTCCAAGAGAGCATTTTGAGATGTCACATGCCGCATTTGCCCAAATTGCAAAGAGTAAAGCTGATATTGTTCCAGTTCAGTATAGAAG AGTGAAGTGTCAAAGAAGTGGTGGCCTGAAATACACAATGAGTGGAAATTCTCACTTCTATCAAGTTCTGGTAACCAATGTAGGACTTGATGGTGAGGTGGTTGCTATGAAAGTGAAGGGATCTAGAACAGGGTGGATCCCAATGGCAAGGAACTGGGGGCAAAACTGGCATTGCAATGTCAACCTTCAGCGACAACCTTTgtcattcgaggtaactgtgagcagtggaaaaacattaacaTCTTACAATGTTGCCCCGGCAAATTGGCAATTTTTGCAGACATTTGAAGGAAAACAGTTTTCAGAATGA